A region from the Lemur catta isolate mLemCat1 chromosome 7, mLemCat1.pri, whole genome shotgun sequence genome encodes:
- the LOC123642042 gene encoding olfactory receptor 52Z1-like gives MAPSFYNHTNPQDMWYILIGIPGLEDFHTWISIPICFMYIVAVVGNIFLIFLIITERSLHEPMYLFLSMLASADLLLSTATAPKMLAIFWFHSTDISFGSCVSQMFFIHFIFVAESAILLAMAFDRYVAICYPLRYTTILTSLVIGKIGIAAVVRSFFICCPFIFLVYRLTYCGTNIIPHSYCEHMGIARLACDNIKVNVIYGLTMALLSTGMDLVFIIMSYTMILCTVFQIPSWMARFKALNTCSSHICVIFMFYTPAFFSFFAHRFAGKTIPSHIHILVANLYVVVPPMLNPIIYGVKTKQIQDRLILLFSAISTCCKNEE, from the coding sequence ATGGCTCCTTCCTTTTACAATCACACCAATCCTCAGGATATGTGGTATATACTGATTGGAATCCCAGGACTGGAAGATTTTCACACTTGGATTTCCATCCCTATCTGTTTTATGTACATTGTGGCCGTGGTAGGCAATATCTTCTTGATCTTCCTGATCATAACTGAGCGCAGTCTCCATGAGCCCATGTATCTCTTCCTGTCCATGTTGGCCTCAGCAGACCTCCTTCTCTCCACAGCCACAGCCCCCAAGATGCTGGCCATCTTCTGGTTCCATTCCACAGATATATCCTTTGGTAGCTGTGTGTCCCAAATGTTCTTCATACATTTCATCTTTGTGGCAGAATCTGCTATTCTCCTGGCCATGGCATttgaccgctatgtggccatctgttACCCACTGAGATATACCACCATTCTAACCTCCTTGGTCATTGGGAAGATTGGCATAGCAGCTGTGGTCAGGAGCTTTTTTATCTGCTGTCCATTCATCTTCCTGGTATACCGACTTACATATTGTGGCACAAACATCATTCCCCATTCCTACTGTGAGCATATGGGCATTGCCAGATTAGCATGTGACAATATCAAAGTCAATGTCATTTATGGCCTGACTATGGCCCTACTCTCCACAGGGATGGATTTGGTGTTCATCATTATGTCCTACACAATGATCCTTTGCACAGTCTTCCAGATACCTTCCTGGATGGCCAGATTCAAGGCTCTTAACACATGCAGCTCCCATATCTGTGTCATATTTATGTTCTATACTCCagcattcttttcattttttgcccATCGCTTTGCAGGTAAAACCATCCCTTCTCACATCCACATCCTAGTGGCCAACCTCTATGTGGTGGTGCCCCCTATGCTTAATCCAATAATTTATGGTGTGAAGACCAAACAAATTCAAGATCGACTGATTTTGCTATTCTCCGCAATCAGCACATGctgtaaaaatgaagaataa
- the LOC123642333 gene encoding olfactory receptor 51V1, translated as MLASVSPSTNLSFFLLTGFSGLEQQYPWFSIPFSSIYAMVIWGNCMVLHVIRTEPRLHQPMFYFLAMLALTDLCMGLSTVHTVLGILWGLIQEVTLDSCITQSFFIHGLSFMESSVLLAMAFDRYIAICNPLRYSSILTNSRIIKIGLTILGRSFFFITPPIIRLKFFHYCRPHILSHSFCLHQDLLRLACADIRFNSYYALMLVICTLLLDAVLILFSYVLILKQVLTVASQEERHKSFQTCISHICAVLVFYIPVISLTIVHRFGKHLSPMVHVLMGNIYILFPPLMNPIIYSVKTQQIRTRILRLFSSKRL; from the coding sequence ATGCTTGCTTCGGTAAGCCCCAGCACAAATTTGTCCTTTTTCCTCCTCACTGGATTTTCTGGCCTGGAGCAGCAATATCCCTGGTTCTCCATCCCATTCTCCTCTATCTATGCCATGGTGATTTGGGGAAACTGCATGGTGCTCCATGTGATCCGGACTGAGCCAAGGCTGCACCAGCCCATGTTCTATTTCCTGGCCATGCTGGCCCTCACTGACCTATGCATGGGGCTGTCCACCGTGCACACGGTGCTGGGGATCCTCTGGGGGCTCATTCAAGAGGTCACCCTGGATTCCTGCATTACCCAGTCCTTTTTTATCCATGGTCTGTCCTTCATGGAGTCCTCTGTCCTTCTCGCTATGGCCTTTGACCGGTATATTGCAATTTGCAATCCACTGCGTTATTCCTCCATCCTGACTAATTCTAGGATTATCAAAATTGGGCTTACCATATTAGGTAGGAGTTTCTTCTTTATTACACCCCCCATCATCCGTCTGAAATTCTTCCATTACTGTCGTCCCCacattctctctcactctttctgccTGCACCAGGATCTTCTCCGCTTAGCCTGTGCAGACATCCGATTCAATAGTTACTATGCTCTGATGCTGGTCATTTGCACACTGTTGTTGGATGCTGTACTCATCCTCTTTTCCTATGTCCTGATTCTTAAGCAAGTCCTGACAGTTGCCTCTCAGGAGGAGCGGCATAAGTCATTTCAGACTTGTATCTCCCACATCTGTGCTGTTCTTGTGTTCTATATCCCCGTCATTAGCCTCACAATCGTGCACCGTTTTGGCAAGCACCTCTCCCCCATGGTCCACGTTCTTATGGGAAACATCTACATCCTTTTTCCACCTTTGATGAACCCCATCATCTACAGTGTCAAGACCCAACAGATTCGTACTAGAATACTCAGACTCTTTTCTTCAAAAAGACTTTGA
- the LOC123642334 gene encoding hemoglobin subunit beta, which yields MTFLTPEENGHVTSLWGKVDVEKVGGEALGRLLVVYPWTQRFFESFGDLSSPSAIMGNPKVKAHGKKVLSAFSEGLHHLDNLKGTFAQLSELHCDKLHVDPQNFTLLGNVLVIVLAEHFGNAFSPPVQAAFQKVVTGVANALAHKYH from the exons ATGACTTTCCTGACTCCTGAAGAGAATGGTCACGTCACCTCTCTGTGGGGCAAGGTGGACGTAGAGAAAGTTGGTGGCGAGGCCTTGGGCAG GCTGCTGGTCGTCTACCCATGGACCCAGAGGTTCTTCGAGTCCTTTGGGGACCTTTCCTCTCCTTCTGCTATTATGGGGAACCCTAAGGTGAAGGCCCATGGCAAGAAGGTGCTGAGTGCCTTTAGTGAAGGTCTGCATCACCTGGACAACCTCAAGGGCACCTTTGCTCAACTGAGTGAGCTGCACTGTGACAAGTTGCACGTGGATCCTCAGAACTTCACT CTTCTGGGCAACGTGCTGGTGATTGTGCTGGCTGAACACTTTGGCAATGCATTCAGCCCGCCGGTGCAGGCTGCCTTTCAGAAGGTGGTGACTGGCGTGGCCAATGCTCTGGCTCACAAGTACCACTGA
- the LOC123642335 gene encoding hemoglobin subunit gamma → MVHFTVEEKAVITSLWGKVNVEEAGGEALGRLLVVYPWTQRFFDNFGNLSSASAIMGNPKVKAHGKKVLTSLGEAIKNMDDLKGTFAHLSELHCDRLHVDPENFKLLGNELVIVLAKYFGKDFTPQVQAAWQKMVAGVAIALAHKYH, encoded by the exons ATGGTTCATTTTACAGTGGAAGAGAAGGCTGTTATCACAAGCCTGTGGGGCAAGGTGAATGTGGAAGAGGCTGGAGGAGAAGCCCTGGGAAG ACTCCTGGTTGTCTACCCATGGACCCAGAGGTTCTTTGACAACTTTGGCAACCTGTCCTCTGCCTCTGCTATCATGGGCAACCCTAAGGTCAAGGCCCATGGCAAGAAAGTGCTGACTTCCTTGGGAGAAGCTATAAAGAACATGGATGATCTCAAGGGCACCTTTGCCCACCTGAGTGAGCTGCACTGTGACAGGCTGCACGTGGATCCTGAAAACTTTAAG CTCCTAGGAAATGAGCTGGTGATTGTCTTGGCAAAGTATTTTGGCAAGGACTTCACCCCACAGGTGCAGGCTGCCTGGCAGAAGATGGTTGCTGGAGTGGCCATTGCCCTGGCCCATAAGTACCACTAA